Proteins encoded together in one Lathyrus oleraceus cultivar Zhongwan6 chromosome 5, CAAS_Psat_ZW6_1.0, whole genome shotgun sequence window:
- the LOC127079042 gene encoding methionine--tRNA ligase, chloroplastic/mitochondrial, with protein MGSAYSTIAADAIARFQRLLGKKVIFITGTDEHCEKIATAAMAQGSTPPDHCYLISQAYRTLWKDLDISYDKFIRTTDSKHQAIVKEFYSRVLANGDIYRADYEGIYCVSCEEYKDEKELLENNWE; from the exons ATGGGTAGCGCTTACTCCACCATCGCCGCCGATGCCATTGCTCGCTTCCAG CGCTTATTGGGAAAGAAAGTGATATTCATTACTGGAACTGATGAACATTGTGAGAAAATTGCAACTGCTGCTATGGCCCAGGGTTCCACTCCACCTGACCATTGTTATCTCATTTCACAAGCTTACAGGACGCTCTGGAAAGAT CTAGATATTTCGTATGACAAGTTCATTAGAACAACTGATAGCAAGCATCAAGCAATTGTAAAGGAATTTTATTCGAGGGTGCTTGCCAATGGTGACATTTACCGAGCTGATTATGAGGGAATTTATTGTGTCAGCTGTGAGGAGTATAAG GATGAGAAGGAACTCCTGGAGAataattgggaataa